Proteins found in one Amycolatopsis aidingensis genomic segment:
- a CDS encoding GlxA family transcriptional regulator: MAIFEFPGRHRVAVLVRPGLLPIELGIVHRLFGQARIPEGEPLYEVVTCALEPGELRTDADVTINVRHGPAALAEADTVVVPASDVDYEPRTRTAAGPLAGAFARIRPDTRIASICTGSFVLAAVGLLDGRRATTHWRSCPEFAELYPRVRLEPDVLYTDDRNVLTSAGVAAGIDLCLHMIRCDHGSAVANEVARGTVVPPHREGGQAQFILRPIPEPAVSSTGRARAWALRNLERPVTLRELAARESLSVRTLTRRFREEVGTSPTQWLTQQRLQRARHLLEETDLPIDRVAADAGFGTAASLRQHLQATLGVSPSAYRGTFRAGRDRSGAG, from the coding sequence ATGGCCATCTTCGAGTTCCCCGGCAGGCACCGGGTCGCGGTGCTGGTACGGCCCGGGCTGTTGCCGATCGAGCTCGGCATCGTGCACCGGTTGTTCGGCCAGGCCCGCATACCCGAGGGCGAGCCGCTGTACGAGGTGGTGACCTGTGCGCTGGAACCCGGTGAACTGCGCACCGACGCCGATGTCACGATCAACGTCCGGCACGGGCCCGCGGCGCTGGCGGAAGCCGACACCGTGGTGGTGCCCGCCTCCGATGTGGACTACGAGCCGCGTACCCGGACCGCGGCCGGGCCGCTGGCCGGGGCGTTCGCCCGGATCCGGCCGGACACCAGGATCGCCTCGATCTGCACCGGATCGTTCGTGCTCGCCGCGGTGGGGCTGCTGGACGGGCGCAGGGCCACCACACACTGGCGCTCCTGCCCGGAGTTCGCCGAGCTGTACCCGCGGGTGCGGCTGGAGCCCGACGTGCTCTACACCGACGACCGGAACGTGCTCACCTCGGCCGGGGTGGCCGCGGGCATCGACCTGTGCCTGCACATGATCCGGTGCGACCACGGGTCGGCGGTGGCCAACGAGGTGGCCCGCGGCACCGTCGTGCCACCGCACCGGGAGGGCGGGCAGGCCCAGTTCATCCTGCGGCCGATCCCGGAGCCCGCGGTCTCCTCCACCGGCCGGGCTCGGGCCTGGGCGCTGCGCAATCTCGAACGTCCGGTCACGCTGCGCGAGCTGGCCGCGCGGGAGTCATTGAGCGTCCGCACGCTCACCCGCCGGTTCCGGGAGGAGGTCGGCACCTCGCCGACGCAGTGGCTGACCCAGCAGCGGCTGCAGCGGGCCCGGCACCTGCTGGAGGAGACCGACCTGCCGATCGACCGGGTCGCCGCGGACGCCGGGTTCGGCACCGCAGCCTCGCTGCGCCAGCACCTGCAGGCCACGCTGGGCGTGTCCCCCAGCGCCTACCGCGGCACCTTCCGGGCCGGCAGGGATCGATCCGGTGCCGGCTGA
- a CDS encoding NAD(P)H-dependent oxidoreductase: MKVLWLFAHPEPGSLGGALHEEGLRTLREQGHEYRSSDLYAMRWNPVVDHADFGHDPTRRLVVGAESGSAYRSGGLSADIRAEQDKLEWADALVVQFPLWWYGMPAILKGWFDRVFVKGFAYGVTDPDSGNTLRYGEGRLAGKRAMVLVTAGAREPSMSARGVNGQLEHLLFPLQHGTLWYSGMAVLPPLAVYGADRVSAAEYAAAAARVRERVSSLPETEPLPFRYQNGGDYDEQLVLRPGLAKGRGGLDVHYDWQQDLRHLAG, from the coding sequence GTGAAGGTGTTGTGGTTGTTCGCCCATCCGGAGCCCGGCTCCCTCGGCGGGGCGCTACACGAGGAAGGGCTGCGCACCCTGCGCGAGCAGGGGCACGAGTACCGGTCGTCCGATCTGTACGCGATGCGCTGGAACCCGGTGGTGGACCACGCCGACTTCGGCCATGACCCCACCCGGCGGCTGGTGGTCGGGGCGGAGTCCGGTAGCGCGTACCGTTCCGGCGGGCTGAGCGCGGACATCCGCGCCGAGCAGGACAAGCTCGAATGGGCCGATGCGCTGGTGGTGCAGTTCCCGCTGTGGTGGTACGGGATGCCCGCGATCCTCAAAGGCTGGTTCGACCGGGTGTTCGTGAAGGGTTTCGCCTATGGCGTCACCGATCCGGACAGTGGCAACACCCTCCGCTACGGGGAGGGCAGGTTGGCAGGCAAGCGCGCCATGGTCCTGGTGACCGCGGGGGCCAGGGAACCCAGCATGAGTGCTCGCGGGGTGAACGGCCAGCTGGAGCACCTGCTGTTCCCCTTGCAGCACGGCACGCTCTGGTACAGCGGGATGGCGGTGCTGCCCCCGCTGGCGGTGTACGGGGCGGACCGGGTCTCCGCGGCCGAGTACGCGGCCGCCGCGGCGCGGGTGCGCGAACGGGTGAGCTCACTGCCGGAAACCGAGCCACTGCCGTTCCGGTACCAGAACGGCGGGGACTACGACGAGCAGCTGGTGCTGCGGCCAGGGCTCGCCAAGGGCCGTGGTGGCCTCGACGTGCATTACGACTGGCAGCAGGACCTGCGTCACCTGGCCGGATGA
- the ku gene encoding non-homologous end joining protein Ku: protein MRAMWKGAVSFGLVSIPIHLYAATESKNINFRQVHETDGGRIQYKRFCSAEDKEVPYAEIAKGYELPDGGMVVLTSADLEDLPLSTSKTIDVLEFVPLEAIDPIYYDRTYYLEPQKAATKPYVLLRDALHKSGQVAVVKVAIRQRESLALLRVVSDVLVMTTMLWPDEVRTPDFAFLQEEPPQVRSQELTMASSLIDSLSDTVFEPEKYEDTYRQALESLIQAKIEGDGATKAPAAKHEADVTDLLTALQASVSAAKKDRDGSAEPAKRTGGKSGGSTGRSATSKGTGGKSGSGASGSSSGSSGSSRSSGSSGSGKTAAKKPAKTRRSPKSA, encoded by the coding sequence ATGCGCGCGATGTGGAAGGGCGCGGTCTCGTTCGGGCTGGTCTCCATCCCGATTCACCTGTACGCGGCAACCGAGAGCAAGAACATCAACTTCCGGCAGGTCCACGAGACCGACGGCGGCCGGATCCAGTACAAGCGGTTCTGCTCGGCGGAGGACAAGGAGGTGCCGTACGCCGAGATCGCCAAGGGCTACGAGCTGCCAGATGGCGGCATGGTCGTGCTGACCAGCGCGGACCTCGAGGACCTGCCGCTGTCCACCTCGAAGACGATCGACGTGCTCGAGTTCGTCCCACTGGAGGCGATCGACCCCATCTACTACGACCGCACGTACTACCTGGAACCGCAGAAGGCGGCGACCAAGCCGTATGTCCTGCTCCGGGACGCGCTGCACAAGTCGGGGCAGGTGGCGGTGGTCAAGGTGGCCATCCGGCAGCGGGAGAGCCTCGCGCTGCTGCGGGTGGTCTCCGACGTGCTGGTGATGACCACCATGCTGTGGCCGGACGAGGTGCGCACCCCCGACTTCGCGTTCCTGCAGGAGGAGCCACCGCAGGTGCGCTCGCAGGAGCTGACCATGGCGAGCTCGCTCATCGACTCGCTCTCCGACACCGTGTTCGAACCGGAGAAGTACGAGGACACCTACCGGCAGGCACTGGAGTCGCTGATCCAGGCCAAGATCGAAGGGGACGGCGCCACCAAGGCGCCGGCCGCCAAGCACGAGGCCGATGTCACCGACCTGCTGACCGCGCTACAGGCCAGCGTGAGCGCCGCGAAGAAGGACCGGGACGGCTCCGCCGAGCCCGCCAAGCGCACCGGAGGCAAGTCAGGTGGCTCCACCGGCCGGAGCGCGACGAGCAAGGGCACGGGCGGCAAGAGCGGTTCGGGCGCTTCGGGCAGCTCAAGTGGATCGAGTGGGTCGAGCAGATCGAGTGGGTCGAGTGGGTCGGGCAAGACCGCCGCGAAGAAGCCCGCCAAGACCCGCCGGTCGCCGAAGTCGGCCTGA
- a CDS encoding RNA polymerase sigma factor codes for MELGELCARAAAGDQAAMAALAREAAALLLAVARAHRLNEADSWDVHQNTWVSLAGRLPRVRNPRRFSAWLATTARRLALRTLRGRRRELPRGYGTGERELFERPLPSAEALVLRLERDRMLWQVAARLPRRHRLLLWLLAYRPELTQAQLAARLGIAPGSVGPLRRRCFDRMRGWLRAEGIDGFE; via the coding sequence ATGGAACTCGGTGAGCTGTGCGCACGGGCCGCGGCGGGCGACCAGGCGGCCATGGCCGCGCTGGCACGGGAGGCCGCCGCGCTGCTGCTGGCCGTGGCCAGGGCGCACCGGCTGAACGAGGCGGACAGCTGGGACGTGCACCAGAACACCTGGGTGTCGCTGGCCGGACGGCTGCCGCGGGTACGGAACCCGCGCAGGTTTTCCGCCTGGCTGGCGACCACCGCGCGCAGGTTGGCGTTACGCACGTTGCGCGGGCGACGGCGGGAGCTGCCCCGCGGCTATGGAACGGGCGAGCGCGAGCTGTTCGAACGCCCGCTTCCCTCCGCGGAAGCACTGGTGCTGCGGCTGGAACGGGACCGGATGCTGTGGCAGGTGGCCGCGCGACTGCCCAGGCGGCATCGGCTGCTGCTGTGGCTGCTGGCGTACCGGCCGGAACTCACCCAGGCGCAGCTCGCCGCGCGGCTGGGTATCGCGCCGGGCAGTGTGGGCCCGCTGCGCAGGCGTTGCTTCGACCGGATGCGGGGGTGGTTGCGTGCCGAGGGGATCGACGGCTTCGAGTAA
- a CDS encoding CBS domain-containing protein — protein sequence MRGPRVADLMTEPVVTVVPRIPFKEIVSVLAAHRIGAVPVVDSAGRPIGVVSEGDLLGRPHGTTALELMNRKVRTIGRQEPLAEATGWLAAGRLRRLYVVDGSGRLVVVLARCDLLSVFLQPDDEIRTVVEREVIRRGLWAEPAQVVVGVRDGVVTLTGRVGRRSEAARAVALTGALPGVVAVHNKCRFAFDDLLPHGR from the coding sequence ATGCGTGGTCCGCGAGTGGCCGACCTGATGACCGAGCCGGTTGTCACGGTCGTACCGCGCATACCGTTCAAGGAGATCGTGTCCGTACTGGCCGCGCACCGCATCGGTGCGGTGCCCGTGGTCGACTCCGCCGGTCGCCCGATCGGGGTGGTTTCCGAGGGCGACCTGCTGGGTAGGCCGCATGGCACAACGGCGCTGGAGCTGATGAATCGCAAGGTGAGGACCATCGGGCGGCAGGAACCGCTGGCCGAGGCCACCGGGTGGCTGGCAGCGGGCCGGTTGCGCAGACTGTACGTGGTGGACGGATCCGGCAGGTTGGTCGTCGTGCTGGCACGGTGTGACCTGCTCAGTGTCTTCCTCCAACCGGACGACGAGATCAGGACCGTGGTCGAACGGGAGGTGATCCGGCGTGGCCTGTGGGCGGAGCCCGCGCAGGTGGTCGTCGGCGTACGGGACGGCGTGGTGACACTCACCGGCAGGGTCGGCAGGCGCAGCGAGGCCGCGAGGGCGGTCGCCCTGACCGGCGCGCTCCCCGGGGTGGTCGCCGTACACAACAAGTGTCGCTTTGCGTTCGACGATCTCCTGCCGCATGGCCGGTGA
- a CDS encoding universal stress protein, whose translation MSTQTADGTIVVGVDGSHAANRAVEWAARMAAERNLGLYLVHAFHPGGSYGGGLPAPLDVFEALEQEGRRILEESAAAAGSVASGLAVQTDLRREAPVPVLLELSGVARMIVLGASGSGGFAGMRLGSTAIAVSAHARCPVAVVRGRDGADGLPEEGPVVVGVDGSPISDRAIGVAFDEATERNAPLVAVHSWVDGDYDDVFSPERFNAVWESVDEIEQRSLAERLAGWQEKYPDVPVERVVVRDRPRHQLLEWSGRARLVVVGSRGRGGFRGMLLGSTSQALVQHAQCPVLVVRPTGEDKG comes from the coding sequence ATGAGCACGCAGACAGCGGACGGCACCATCGTGGTCGGGGTCGACGGTTCCCATGCGGCGAACCGGGCCGTGGAGTGGGCGGCGAGGATGGCCGCCGAACGCAACCTCGGCCTGTACCTGGTGCACGCCTTCCACCCTGGTGGCTCCTACGGCGGGGGACTGCCCGCACCGCTGGATGTGTTCGAGGCGCTGGAGCAGGAAGGTAGGCGGATCCTGGAGGAGTCCGCCGCGGCGGCGGGTTCGGTCGCCAGCGGGCTCGCCGTGCAGACGGACCTGCGCCGCGAGGCACCGGTACCGGTGCTGCTCGAACTGTCCGGTGTGGCGCGGATGATCGTGCTCGGTGCCTCGGGCTCGGGCGGGTTCGCCGGGATGCGGCTGGGCTCCACCGCGATCGCGGTGTCCGCGCACGCGCGTTGCCCGGTCGCGGTCGTGCGTGGCCGGGACGGTGCCGACGGGCTGCCCGAGGAGGGTCCCGTGGTGGTCGGTGTGGACGGTAGCCCGATCAGCGACCGCGCGATCGGGGTCGCCTTCGACGAGGCGACGGAGCGGAACGCGCCGCTGGTGGCCGTGCATTCCTGGGTCGACGGGGACTACGACGACGTGTTCAGCCCGGAGCGGTTCAACGCGGTATGGGAGTCGGTTGACGAGATCGAGCAGCGGTCGCTCGCCGAGCGCCTCGCCGGATGGCAGGAGAAGTACCCGGACGTGCCGGTGGAGCGCGTGGTGGTGCGTGACCGTCCGCGGCACCAGCTGCTGGAATGGTCGGGCAGGGCGCGACTGGTCGTGGTCGGCAGCCGGGGCCGGGGCGGCTTCCGGGGCATGTTGCTCGGGTCGACCAGTCAGGCCCTCGTTCAGCACGCCCAGTGTCCGGTGCTGGTGGTCCGCCCCACCGGTGAGGACAAGGGTTAG
- a CDS encoding HNH endonuclease signature motif containing protein, with translation MTRTFGIDTSRMSEEELLTALGDLEQQRRALYARELAVLAELDGRDTANQKGYRDLPTLTREILRVNPYDARQRVAHARAVVRRYGPGGIPLEPDLPEVGAAAAEGVIGPEHIETIRATITRFPQPVSLPDREHAEALLTKAAREYEPHTVTTLGREILARLDQDGTPPTEDELARPERHLDWRQTRGGRLRGTFELDAETAAVLTGLIEPRAKPSSTADEPDRRSKYQRQGDAFADVLRVAAGCPEEGPTEAGEPFTVMVTITLDDLKHGTGYGLLHGQESYSAAQIRRMACDSYVVPAVLGGKGEILDIGQRTRTVPLAIRRALILRDHGCTFPGCRKKPKQCDAHHVVFWANGGPTALHNLTLLCWYHHNLIHHTDWHVRIRNGLPEFIPPAFVDPERRPRRNLLHRQGKEAE, from the coding sequence GTGACCAGGACCTTCGGCATCGACACCTCCCGCATGAGCGAGGAGGAACTCCTGACCGCGCTGGGCGACCTCGAACAGCAGCGGCGAGCTCTGTACGCTCGGGAGCTGGCGGTCCTGGCCGAACTCGACGGCCGCGACACCGCGAACCAGAAGGGCTACCGCGACCTGCCGACCTTGACCCGGGAGATCCTGCGGGTCAACCCGTATGACGCCCGCCAGCGCGTGGCGCACGCCCGTGCGGTGGTGCGGCGCTACGGCCCGGGTGGGATACCGCTGGAGCCCGACCTGCCCGAGGTCGGTGCGGCGGCGGCCGAGGGGGTGATCGGGCCGGAACACATCGAGACCATCCGCGCCACCATCACCCGCTTCCCCCAGCCGGTCAGCCTGCCGGACCGGGAACATGCCGAGGCGCTGTTGACCAAGGCCGCGCGGGAGTACGAACCCCACACCGTCACCACCCTGGGCCGGGAGATCCTGGCCCGCCTGGACCAGGACGGCACCCCACCCACCGAAGACGAACTCGCCCGACCGGAACGGCACCTGGACTGGCGACAAACCCGCGGCGGACGACTCCGCGGCACCTTCGAGCTGGACGCCGAAACCGCCGCGGTACTGACCGGGCTGATCGAACCCCGCGCCAAACCCTCCAGCACCGCAGACGAACCCGACCGTCGGAGCAAGTACCAGCGCCAGGGGGACGCGTTCGCCGACGTGCTGCGCGTGGCAGCGGGGTGTCCCGAAGAGGGGCCCACCGAGGCGGGCGAACCCTTCACCGTCATGGTGACCATCACCCTCGACGACCTCAAACACGGCACCGGATACGGGCTCCTGCACGGGCAGGAGTCCTACTCCGCCGCCCAAATCCGGCGCATGGCCTGCGACTCCTACGTCGTGCCCGCGGTCCTGGGCGGCAAGGGCGAGATCCTCGACATCGGACAGCGCACCCGCACCGTACCCCTGGCCATCCGCAGGGCGCTGATCCTGCGGGACCACGGGTGCACCTTCCCCGGCTGCCGGAAAAAACCCAAGCAATGTGACGCGCATCATGTGGTGTTCTGGGCCAACGGGGGACCCACCGCCCTGCACAACCTCACCCTGCTCTGCTGGTACCACCACAACCTCATCCACCACACCGACTGGCACGTCCGCATACGCAACGGACTACCCGAATTCATCCCACCCGCCTTTGTGGACCCGGAACGAAGACCCAGACGCAACCTCCTCCACCGCCAAGGGAAGGAGGCCGAATGA
- a CDS encoding AAA family ATPase, translated as MAKTSLAKAIAHSVAGTTVKRIQFTPDLLPSDVTGVQVYDQAKGGFEYRQGPVFTNILLADEINRASPKTQSALLEVMAERQVTVDGAARAVPDPFLCIATQNPVEHQGTYVLPEAQLDRFLMRISIGYPEGLDDEVAVVADGVARRKPEQLRAVLELDQLRTLIGLVRDLHISAELQAYVATITRATRTHPDVELGASPRGSIALATAAQAYALSMGRSYVTADDVKAIAVPVLNHRLLLSSQARIQQQTPEAVVRDILAGVPVPRAPGDR; from the coding sequence GTGGCGAAAACCTCGCTGGCCAAGGCGATAGCGCACTCCGTCGCGGGCACGACGGTGAAACGGATCCAGTTCACCCCCGACCTGCTGCCATCGGACGTCACCGGCGTGCAGGTCTACGACCAGGCCAAGGGCGGCTTCGAGTACCGGCAGGGCCCGGTGTTCACCAACATCCTGCTGGCCGACGAGATCAACCGTGCCTCACCGAAGACCCAGTCGGCGTTGCTGGAGGTGATGGCCGAGCGGCAGGTCACCGTGGACGGCGCCGCCCGCGCGGTCCCGGATCCGTTCCTCTGCATCGCCACCCAGAATCCGGTGGAGCACCAGGGAACGTACGTGCTGCCCGAGGCCCAGCTCGACCGGTTCCTGATGCGGATCTCCATCGGTTATCCGGAGGGACTGGACGACGAGGTTGCGGTGGTCGCCGACGGGGTCGCCCGGCGCAAGCCCGAGCAGCTGCGCGCAGTGCTGGAGCTGGACCAGCTGCGTACGCTCATCGGGCTGGTGCGGGATCTGCACATCTCGGCCGAGCTGCAGGCCTACGTCGCCACGATCACCAGGGCGACCCGTACCCACCCGGACGTCGAGCTCGGCGCCAGCCCGCGGGGGAGTATCGCGCTGGCCACCGCGGCGCAGGCCTACGCCCTTTCGATGGGCCGCTCCTATGTCACCGCCGACGACGTGAAGGCCATCGCGGTACCGGTGCTGAACCACCGGCTGCTGCTGAGTTCACAGGCCCGGATCCAGCAGCAGACCCCCGAGGCGGTGGTGCGGGACATCCTGGCGGGGGTGCCGGTTCCCCGGGCACCAGGAGACCGGTGA
- a CDS encoding DUF58 domain-containing protein gives MLTGKGAVLAASAVLLLTGGLLTGYPELLLLGLGCVAALLVAAVWMLARPRLTTVRAISPPRVPEGDPAYGVLTVTNIGRRRSPPLLVTETLAGRRIAVPLPSLPAGGSTESTYPLPTDRRGRHVLPAPAVGHADPLQLLRTRAAHGRESVLYVYPRAHRIAPLPMAGIRETEGGDAHGSARDGVAFHSLRDYQPGDDWRRIHWPSTARTGTLQVRHHVVPDEPRQLIVLDTSARPYPGAAFEDAARVAASWCLAAGHAGLRFELRTTGDRVGTAGRRQWSSEATTALDQLSVARPAAADPGIAGLPDLVRDLVATGEWITLGLVTGRESAPVRQVLAAIRPWFRAITVVHIGQAEVGQEQPPDGVVVLHARSSTEFADRWSSAVRS, from the coding sequence GTGCTCACCGGGAAAGGGGCCGTCCTCGCCGCCTCGGCCGTGCTGCTGCTGACGGGCGGCCTGCTCACCGGATACCCCGAGCTGCTCCTGCTCGGCCTCGGCTGCGTGGCGGCGTTGCTGGTCGCGGCGGTGTGGATGCTGGCCCGCCCGCGGCTCACCACGGTGCGCGCGATCAGTCCGCCGCGGGTACCGGAAGGCGATCCGGCCTACGGAGTGCTGACCGTGACCAACATCGGGCGCAGGCGCAGCCCGCCGCTGCTGGTCACCGAGACCCTGGCCGGACGGCGGATCGCGGTCCCGCTGCCGAGCCTGCCCGCGGGGGGCAGCACCGAGTCCACCTACCCGCTGCCGACCGACCGCCGTGGCAGGCATGTGCTCCCCGCGCCCGCGGTCGGCCACGCCGACCCGCTGCAGTTGCTGCGGACCCGGGCCGCGCACGGCAGGGAGTCGGTGCTGTACGTCTACCCGCGGGCGCACCGGATCGCCCCGCTGCCGATGGCAGGCATCCGGGAGACCGAGGGCGGCGACGCGCATGGCTCCGCGCGGGACGGGGTCGCCTTCCACAGCCTGCGTGACTACCAACCAGGGGATGACTGGCGGCGGATCCATTGGCCATCCACGGCGCGGACCGGGACGCTCCAGGTGCGGCACCACGTGGTCCCGGACGAACCCCGGCAGCTGATCGTGCTGGACACCAGCGCCCGGCCCTACCCAGGTGCGGCCTTCGAGGACGCCGCGCGGGTCGCCGCCTCCTGGTGCCTTGCCGCCGGTCACGCCGGCCTGCGGTTCGAGCTGCGCACCACCGGCGACCGGGTGGGTACGGCCGGGCGACGGCAGTGGAGCAGCGAGGCGACCACCGCGCTCGACCAGCTGTCCGTGGCGCGGCCGGCAGCGGCCGACCCCGGGATCGCGGGGCTGCCGGACCTGGTCCGCGATCTGGTCGCCACCGGCGAGTGGATCACCCTCGGCCTGGTGACCGGCCGGGAGAGCGCGCCGGTACGGCAGGTACTCGCCGCGATCCGGCCGTGGTTCCGCGCCATCACCGTCGTCCACATCGGACAGGCGGAGGTCGGCCAGGAGCAACCACCGGACGGGGTGGTCGTGCTGCATGCCCGCAGCAGCACCGAGTTCGCCGACCGCTGGAGCTCGGCGGTGCGGTCATGA
- a CDS encoding transglutaminase family protein yields MRPRSAGRRGRAGGYRSAATAAELLLCVTMTVAGGLLYGRFFATTGYLPQVCGAAVAAVLAATLAGLRRWGSIGTLLTAVGGFALLSAYGVFRNTVVHGLPTGGTLAELAQGLLGGWARMFTVVPPADLRGDLLITPVLVTWIAAFTGATLVLRTRTVLAPVAPGLVAFTAALLFVGAQPGVQLWPTGFFLASALLLVLLRAARSDAGLRSADRQVPGVVRSLRRATVGRLVAGVPSIAVIILLAVLGGQAFPLSSGTDRFDPRALTEPPVRIADTLTPLVTVKTQLRERPPRRLFTVRTADGAELDRVRTAALGEFDGVLWTAADRFLLAGRELAVDPELTESRTVTAEITIDRLTGPFLPVFGWPARLRPAGLDPDAIGFSKDSGVLVNAGQAWHGAGYRLTGLVGVRDRGLPQAAPSTGPAYRRYTELPGLPSELRATARRLTASERNPYAKLVAIERYLRGLPYRLDAQPGHSYARVHNLLTGSGPDGKAGFAEQHASAFAVLARAAGFPARVAVGYRLPEARNGVHTVTTRDVHAWAEVHFERYGWIPFEPTGPAGVGTDQGGDPEDEPAGAAGSPRPDPPLAAQPRPEPPPAPAHPSPGTNWTWLRWGAALPPALALLAAAAIVLVKVRRRRRRRGAAGNVAGTLGAWQEAVDRLAERGVREAPARTAVETAAAARAALGPQAEPAVELATLATAATYAPAAPADGDVRRAWQLESELRARLYPRRPSARWLLAAVDPRPLLPRRPGTGRRTGNVGTADKQVVT; encoded by the coding sequence ATGAGGCCGCGGTCCGCGGGCAGACGCGGGAGAGCGGGCGGCTACCGATCGGCCGCGACCGCAGCCGAGTTGCTGCTGTGCGTCACCATGACCGTGGCCGGTGGCCTGCTGTACGGCCGGTTCTTCGCCACCACGGGGTATCTGCCGCAGGTGTGCGGCGCCGCGGTGGCCGCGGTGCTGGCCGCGACCCTGGCCGGGCTGCGCCGGTGGGGGTCGATCGGCACCCTGCTGACCGCGGTGGGCGGGTTCGCCCTGCTGTCCGCGTACGGGGTGTTCCGCAACACGGTCGTACACGGGCTGCCCACCGGGGGCACCCTGGCCGAACTGGCGCAGGGCCTGCTCGGCGGCTGGGCCCGGATGTTCACCGTGGTCCCACCCGCCGACCTGCGCGGCGACCTGCTCATCACCCCGGTACTGGTCACCTGGATCGCCGCGTTCACCGGGGCCACGCTCGTACTGCGCACCCGCACCGTGCTGGCCCCGGTGGCCCCTGGCCTGGTGGCCTTCACCGCGGCCCTGCTGTTCGTCGGCGCGCAACCCGGTGTCCAGCTGTGGCCCACCGGGTTCTTCCTGGCCTCGGCCCTGCTGCTGGTGTTGCTGCGGGCCGCCCGCTCGGATGCCGGGCTCCGGTCCGCCGACCGGCAGGTGCCCGGCGTGGTGCGAAGCCTGCGGCGGGCCACCGTGGGCAGGCTGGTGGCCGGGGTGCCGTCCATCGCCGTGATCATCCTGCTCGCCGTGCTCGGCGGGCAGGCATTCCCGCTGTCCTCGGGCACCGACCGGTTCGACCCCCGCGCGCTGACCGAGCCGCCGGTGCGCATCGCCGACACCCTCACCCCGCTGGTAACGGTGAAGACCCAGTTACGGGAGCGGCCGCCGCGGCGCCTGTTCACCGTGCGCACCGCCGACGGTGCCGAGCTGGACCGGGTCCGCACCGCCGCGCTCGGTGAGTTCGACGGGGTGCTGTGGACCGCGGCCGACCGCTTCCTGCTGGCCGGGCGGGAACTGGCCGTGGACCCGGAGCTGACCGAGTCCCGCACCGTCACCGCGGAGATCACCATCGACCGGCTCACCGGACCGTTCCTTCCGGTGTTCGGCTGGCCCGCGCGGCTGCGGCCGGCCGGGCTGGACCCCGACGCGATCGGCTTCAGCAAGGACTCGGGGGTGCTGGTCAACGCCGGGCAGGCCTGGCATGGCGCGGGCTACCGGCTGACCGGCCTGGTCGGCGTGCGTGATCGCGGCCTGCCACAGGCCGCGCCGAGCACCGGCCCGGCATACCGGCGCTACACCGAACTGCCCGGCCTGCCGAGCGAACTACGCGCCACCGCACGCAGGCTCACCGCGAGCGAGCGGAACCCCTACGCCAAGCTCGTCGCCATCGAGCGGTACCTGCGCGGGCTGCCGTACCGGCTCGACGCGCAGCCGGGCCATTCCTACGCCAGGGTGCACAACCTGCTGACCGGCAGCGGCCCGGACGGCAAGGCCGGTTTCGCCGAGCAGCACGCCTCGGCCTTCGCGGTGCTCGCCAGGGCCGCGGGATTCCCGGCCAGGGTCGCGGTCGGCTACCGGTTGCCGGAAGCGCGGAACGGGGTGCACACCGTCACCACCCGCGATGTGCATGCCTGGGCCGAGGTGCACTTCGAACGGTACGGCTGGATTCCCTTCGAGCCGACCGGCCCCGCCGGGGTCGGGACCGACCAGGGCGGCGACCCGGAGGACGAGCCCGCAGGCGCCGCCGGCTCGCCGCGGCCCGATCCACCGCTGGCCGCGCAGCCGCGGCCGGAACCACCACCGGCCCCCGCGCATCCATCCCCCGGCACGAACTGGACCTGGCTGAGATGGGGCGCGGCGCTGCCACCCGCACTCGCCCTGCTGGCGGCTGCGGCGATCGTACTGGTGAAGGTACGCAGGCGACGGCGGCGTCGCGGCGCGGCCGGGAACGTCGCAGGCACACTTGGCGCATGGCAGGAGGCCGTGGACCGGCTCGCCGAACGCGGGGTGCGGGAGGCGCCCGCACGGACGGCCGTGGAGACCGCCGCGGCCGCCAGGGCCGCCCTCGGCCCGCAGGCGGAACCGGCGGTGGAGCTGGCGACACTGGCGACCGCGGCCACCTACGCTCCGGCCGCACCCGCGGACGGCGACGTCCGCAGGGCCTGGCAACTGGAAAGTGAGCTGCGCGCCCGGCTGTACCCGCGGCGGCCCTCGGCACGATGGCTGCTGGCCGCGGTGGACCCGCGGCCGCTGCTGCCGCGGCGGCCTGGGACTGGACGGCGCACCGGGAACGTTGGCACGGCGGACAAGCAGGTGGTCACATGA